The Thermoflexus hugenholtzii JAD2 genomic interval GCTGGAGCCCTCGATGGAGATGAAGGGGATGCCCGCCTCGCCGGCGATGGCCTTGGCCAGCATGGTCTTGCCGGTGCCGGGAGGGCCGGCCAGCAGGATGCCGTTGATGAACTGCCCGCCCATCTTCACGAAGCGCTCCCGGTTCGAGAGCAGATCGATCCACTGCCGGACCAGGCGCACCAGGTTCTCTTGGCCCCAGTAATCCGCCAAGGTGACCTGTTTGGGATCACCAGGCTTGATGACCTCCACCCGGCTGCGGGACATGAACCAGAAGAGCGCCACGAATTGGATGATGACGAAGGTGATGGCGAAGAGGAGCTGGAGGGCGAAGCGTAGCAGCAGGATCAGTGCGTTCAGGACCACCGGCTCCACGTAGGCCCAGTAACCCAATCCGCCCAGGCCGACGATCCAGATCCCCCGACGCCACCACCAGTGCCAGCCGCGTGTCAGGATCCGCTGCACGCGGGATCGCAAGGGCCGCCCGGTCTTGCCCATCGCCGCCTCCTGATCCGCCGTTGCGGGCGATCCGGTAAGGGCGGAACGGGGTTTTCATCAGAGGATAAGCCTCAGCGGGCGTTTGGCGGGATGCTCCCTGCGCGGATCGCCCGATCCCTGGCTTTCTTTAACATTTTAGCACGACGGGGGGAGGACGGCCTCTTTCAAAGAGGAATTCACCCGCGTATCGAGAAGGCCAGGCGGTGGATCTGCACGCTCTGGACGAGACCGATCCCGAGGCATAGGGAGAGGAGGGCGCTCCCGCCGTAGCTCAGGAAGGGGAGGGGGAGGCCGGCCACCGGCGTCAGCCCCACGTTCATCCCGATGTTGGCCAGAGCCTGGAAGGCGATCCAGGTCCCCACCCCGACGGCGATCAGCCGGCCGTAGGTATCCTCCGCCGTCCAGGCGATCCGAAGGATGCGCCCGAGGACCCACAGGTAAAGGGCGATGACCCCCAGGGCCCCCACCAGGCCGAACTCGCCCGCCAGGACGGCGAAGAGGAAGTCCGTGTGGCGGACCCGCAGGAAGCCCCAGACGTTCTGGGGGCTCTGCCCCCAGCCGGTCCCCCACAGCCCTCCGCTGCCGATGGTGATCAGGGCCTGGGTGAGGTTGTAGGCGGTGTTCGGATCCGGCTGCAGGCCCAGGAAGTGCAGCAGGCGCCCCCGCATGTAAGGCAGCATCATCGTCCACGCCCCAAGGGCCAGGGGAAGGCTCAAGACCCCCACGGCCAGGAGATGCCGGGGACGGATCCCCCAGACGAACAGCATGGCCAGCCCGATGACGGCGAGCACCACCGCTGTGCTCAGATTGGGCTGGAGGAAGATCAACGCCGCCGGCAGCAGGAGGTAGCCGAAGGCCAGCAGCACCGTTCGGAAGGAGTCCAGCTGTTCCTCACGGTCCGCCAGGAAACGGCCCAGGCTGAGGATCAGGAGGAGCTTGGCCAGCTCTGCCGGCTGGATGTTCACCGAGGCCACCTCCAGCCAGCGGCGGACCGGGGCGATCTGGCTGCGGCCGGCGATCAGGGCGAGCAGCAGCAGGCCGACGAGGAGCAGATAGAGCCCCTGGTGGAAGGTTCCCCAAACCCGGTAGTTCACCGAGGATGTGGCGAGGATGAGGGCGATCCCGATCAGGGCGAAGGTCGCCTGCCGCCGGGGGACGTCTGCGAGATCCGGGGAGCGCAACACGGCGCTGGCGATGGTCGGGATGCTGATGGCCATCAAGGCCATCACCCCTAGGAGCAGCCCGACATCGAAGCGACGCCATTCCCCCAGACGTTCCTGCAGCCACCCGATCATGATCGGCTCGGCCGGTTCCCCAGCGGGATGTCCGCCACCAGGCGGCACTCCCGCGCATCCTGGGTCACGGTCACCCGCACCTCTTCGGCGATGATGGGCACGTGGCGGGAGAGGACGGCGATGATCTCGTCCTTGATGACCTCCAGCAACCCCGGGGAGAGGTCGCTGCGGTCATGAACCAGGATCACCTGCAGGCGTTGCTTGGCGGTCTCCCGGGGCGAGGGCTGTCCTCGCAGTCGATCCAGCCAGCTCATCGGCCACCTCCGCTGCGCACCAGCCGGCGCAACCAGCTCAGAACCCCCTGTCCATCCTCGGAGGGGAAGAGAGGGACGTTCTCCCCCATCAGGCGCCGGGCGATGGCCCGGAAGGCTTGGCCCGCCGGCGACCGCTCCTCCAGCACCACCGGGGTCCCCCGGTTGGTGGCGACGATGACCTGTTCGTCCTCGGGGATCACCCCCAGCAGCTCGATGGCCAGGATCTCCAGCACATCCGAGGTATCCAGCATGTCGCCCCGGCGGACCATGTCCGGCTTCAGGCGGTTGACGATCAGTTTGGGGGTCGGCTTGCCCATGGCCTCCACCAGCCCGATCACG includes:
- the minE gene encoding cell division topological specificity factor MinE, which produces MSWLDRLRGQPSPRETAKQRLQVILVHDRSDLSPGLLEVIKDEIIAVLSRHVPIIAEEVRVTVTQDARECRLVADIPLGNRPSRS
- a CDS encoding FtsW/RodA/SpoVE family cell cycle protein — translated: MIGWLQERLGEWRRFDVGLLLGVMALMAISIPTIASAVLRSPDLADVPRRQATFALIGIALILATSSVNYRVWGTFHQGLYLLLVGLLLLALIAGRSQIAPVRRWLEVASVNIQPAELAKLLLILSLGRFLADREEQLDSFRTVLLAFGYLLLPAALIFLQPNLSTAVVLAVIGLAMLFVWGIRPRHLLAVGVLSLPLALGAWTMMLPYMRGRLLHFLGLQPDPNTAYNLTQALITIGSGGLWGTGWGQSPQNVWGFLRVRHTDFLFAVLAGEFGLVGALGVIALYLWVLGRILRIAWTAEDTYGRLIAVGVGTWIAFQALANIGMNVGLTPVAGLPLPFLSYGGSALLSLCLGIGLVQSVQIHRLAFSIRG